Below is a window of Neodiprion virginianus isolate iyNeoVirg1 chromosome 4, iyNeoVirg1.1, whole genome shotgun sequence DNA.
CGAAATGTCAAAACCTATTTCGAGTCAGAGGATGCTCATAAATTGGATCAACGAAAAATGCGATTGTGGCTTTACGAAGCTCTTCTCTGTAAATAGCTTATGTAAGGAATGACCATCAAGCGCAACGTGCTTCGTCGGAGACAACCCAACATGTCCGGAACACCTGGTGGCCCAAAGCTGACTTAATTTTACgcaatacacacacacatgctCGCACGTTGATGCATATGTAACGCTGCCGACGAGTGCCGACGAGCTACTAAAGTTATTTTTGGACAGCGTTGCGTTGATTGCGTCGTAAATAAACGGTATATTCGGTGCGGGTTGAGATTTAAAAGTATATAATTTGAAGAGGAACAATTTCCCACCTTTTACGCGAGTATTTCGGCGACGTCTGAACAGTTCTTATCGCTTCAGTGTGAGCCAAATATGGACACCGGAATTTACGCGTAATTCACCGCCCGCTGTCCGTTTGGAAATCCTAACCTCAAAATCTCCGCGGCAGAGCAGAAACGCGCGGATCAGATATCCGAAAATCCTCGCTGCTGTTCGACGGAGGTGGTTTGATCTGCGCTCAAAAAACGCTCCCCGAACTCTTAGCGTCCCTTTTAAAGCTGGCCGTATTACCGACATATGCCGAGGCCACAGCGGTAACGTATAATCAAAGATAACACTTGGTTCGAGATGTCTCGATGAACCGATGATCTCCGAGTAAAATGTGGTCTTTCAAAGTAAACAGACAACGGTTGTGACAACATTCGGCGCGTCATCTGATCTCGAATTGCTCATTTTAAACGTGCTCAATTAGACCTTCGTCATTTCTTCTATCGCACGATTGTATCGAAGATAAAATAACCCAGATTCCATTTTGGTTAGCTCCGATCTTCACCTCCTCAGTGTTTTCTACAAGCTGAATAAGTCCAGGAACGAATCTCGTCGCAATGAGTTCTCAGCAGAGTCCGGCTGCCCTGCAGGCAACCGTCGACGCCGACAAGGTATACACGTGGATTATCGAATTGTCTAATCCTGAGACACGGGAGAACGCCTTGTTCGAGCTGAGCAAGAAGCGCGAAGTTGTTCCGGACCTCGCCCCTATGCTATGGCACTCGTTTGGCACGACTGCTGCACTGCTCCAGGAGATTATCAACATATACCCTGCCATCAACCCAGCTACGCTCACTGCCTATCAAAGCAACAGAGTCTGCAATGCTCTCGCTCTCCTTCAATGCGTCGCTAGTCACCCTGAGACGAGGTCTGCTTTTCTGCAGGTGATAGAAATTGCTCGGAAGCCAGTCTTCGGTTCGCTAACATTCCTGTAACGTCCTAATAACGggttatttcttttcatttcctaGGCTCACGTACCTTTGTTCCTTTATCCGTTCTTGCATACCACGAGCAAGACGCGACCCTTTGAGTACCTGAGACTTACCAGCCTTGGAGTGATCGGAGCGCTGGTTAAAACTGATGAGCAAGAAGTAATCACGTTTCTACTCACCACCGAAATAATACCGCTCTGTTTGAGGATCATGGAGAGCAGTTCTGAACTGAGTAAAACAGTCGCTACGTTTATACTCCAGAAAATACTGCTCGACGATAGCGGACTTTCGTATATATGTCAAACTTACGACAGATTCAGCCACGTCGCTATGATCCTGGGAAAAATGGTTCTGTCCTTGGCCAAAGATCCCTCCGCCAGACTCCTCAAACACGTTGTTAGGTGTTACTTGAGGCTATCGGACAATCCCAGGTTCGTATTTATAGATTGGCAAGTTTATCAGCCttgattcttattttcaagatCGAGTTATAGAGTTTTAAATTCAAAGACAAGTAGAACTTTGCTTTGTTTTTCAACTGTTTCAATTATAAACTGGTTTGACGAAAGATTGTTATGTGGAAGGATTACGATTGGTTTGGAATTTCTTATGGCTCTGAGGTGTTTttaccttaatttttttacagagcACTTCTGGCGTTAAGGCAATGCTTACCAGATCAACTCAGAGATAATACTTTTGCGACCTGCTTACAAGAAGACAAATCTACTACCCACTGGCTGAATCAGTTACTTAAGAACCTGGAAACTGGACCTCAGCCAGGGCCTCAAAATCAGCCAGGGCAACCAGATCCCAGGACGATCGGCATGTCACCCCTGACATCATAGactgattaataattttcctATCGTGAGGTAGAAATGATATTTTAGTAATGACTGTTGAATTAAGTGCCACTTGATAAGAGAAAGCAGTGAAGATACTACATAGGGTAAGAAAGTTATaaacttatttttcttatttagtGAAAATAACAACTTCACACTGCCACGTGAGGGAAATATTTTGgccaaaaagaaaaatggatcGATTCTCCGTTGTAAGGATTTAGTTGGCaagattattgaaatttgacaaGACAATAGTGaagtaaataaagaaaaaaacaaaaaaaagaaagacaattgttttgtagcaacagtgatcggtaatgtaaaaatatgaagaaattaCTGGTATGATTATTGAATAATGACTGGTACCATTCTGAATATAGTCGTTTATTACTTggtcataattttttttcttttctttttttttttaatcatgttcctaaagttttcaaaaattgtgcAGCCACTTCGAAGTATGCCAACATCACTGTCGGATGCCCGTGTTTAAAACAATTCCGCTATAAATGCGTTCAGACATGAAATATTTGTACATTAAATTTATGTTCTCACGCTCTTGAGAAACAGCATgttatgaataatttcaatgaattcatTGATTGTATTGAGTTTGAGGTAAGCTTTCGCAtcgcaaaataatttttaacatcgGGAAAATTTGCGTATCTAGTTTTGAGTTCTGTGATTGGCAGCAGCGGCGATTTTTCCTTGTTATACAAATTCTACCGTGAGGATATTATTTGCGAGGTTTCTTTAcattcatattattttatatgtttctctatacatgtataaaaaaaaatatataatcaaaaCAAACATACAATGGAATTGAACACTTTTGACTTACTTACCGAAATTGTTCacaataacaaaaattacaaatattcttattttaaaatattgaatagtAGCCAGTGCTCAGGGTTATCTCTTAGATTAAAAAGAGTATTTCATCGTTATAGCTCACGTTACTTCATTATTACATTAAGATCTTACTTAAAGAAAATTACCTGTGTATCTTACTTAAGCgcacaatttattattataataatttcattcatttagCTGTAAAACACTTTGTATTAATTAGCGATGGTCTCAATTTCATgtgtttatattatttgaaagAAGAGTATTGCAGAACTGCGAATTAGATCGGATGAGGAGGGGTAATTAATTGTATAGTTGCGGTTCTTTCAAATGCATAATAAAAATCTCCTAAATCGCATCGCATCATTATAATTACgatagttattatttttagaacCCGGTGCACGCCCATAATGCAGATATTAATATGCTGGTATAATTATTGAAAGGAAGTTACAAATTATTCACGGGACTATGCCAGCGTTTACAACAGTGTGTGCAAATTTCTACGTAtagtaaattgtaaaattcgttcaacatgtatatatatatatatatattatgtaagtATGATTATAAGCATAAAATATGTACCTTGCATGCTCTGTGTACTCTTGGGTGCGCCGAGATAGCCAAAATTGACATTTTAACCAATTTCTTTCTTGTTCTTCCCTCTGATTTTCTCCTAGCAAAGGAAAAACAACGCAAagatgaaataatattcaatagGTTTATTGACTTTATGAatctatatataaatatatatcactAGTCTaactatatataataataataattgttattaaagCAATGTATACTTGTGTATAAAGATATTACGTGAGAAAGTCATGCTGCAGCTAGTAAgagatatatataatattaagtTGATGTAAGATTAATGCTGCTCTTGGTGATTGGCGTGCATTATACATATCGATGTCTATGTTTGTGCATATACAGTTGATTGATTggttaaaattttcagattcaaatattatatgtatatgtctGCAATTAATTATACGATTTTCTTAATTATATCGGCTCGCTAATATTATCATCATACATATCCTATCCTGTCCAAAAATTCCTATCATATGGAAaaaatctatacatatatattatatatacgtacataatatttatatattacatactaCAGTATATCGCAAAAAACtattgataataaaatgaaaatgactataaaaaaataaacgttttACATGTTCGACGGGATAGTAAAACGCGGTAATTTATTCGACAATTTAATTATTCGTTACTTATATCGGAATGTGTTACTAATTATCAACTCGTCTCGGCTACTTGATTCACTTTTGCGAGTTCCGTCATATTCTGAAACGTAAAACGAGAAAACCAAATTTAATCCTTGTACACTGTAAATCTTGTTTACGCATTTccacgaataattatttcttggATGGGTTTTGTTCTTAGgcatacaataattatttaccgTGGGACCTGAACCTCTTGTCAAAAGTTTATGTATAACGGGTGTGTACAAATTCTTGTCCTCAACTCTGTATTTGTTCGGGCCTGTAATCCAAGACACAAGTAGCCCGACCAAAATAGCGACCAAAAATCCAACCCAGGTATACCACAAGTACGACATTCTGTAGAGGAAGAATGGCGCCTCACTGAAAGCAATATATCTCGAATCAAATATGTCGCGTATTCTCGGTCGCTACACATTATTATAATGAACGCGTCGCGTATGTATTCAAAGATGAATCTCCTCCGTGTACATATTTTAGCTCTTGGCATATTTTGctctattcatttttttacacctacATATATCATTTATAAAGGGAAATGAGACAAACTGTTTGGGAAGGTTTATTTTTCAGCGATTTGCAGTCAACAGAAAGCGTGACTGAATATgagaagaagcagaagcagaTTAAAACAGAATTTCActtatgaacaaaaaaaaagaaaatgtcttATTTATGATATTAAACCTATAACTGACACTAATTCTTCCTCATTTCAAACCTCATAACTACGTTAAGAAGTTTCACTTCTACCGTGTGGTTCTAATAACACGCTATTACTTTTTTTGCAATCTTTTTACTCTCCCTTGTTACTCTAGTTGCAAAATTGTACGCAATTTTGGCTTAAACTAGCCTAAAATGAcgaaatgttgaaaagaaatgaagtttatataatttcaaaGCACAATTGACACAATCTGGTAAATAAAAGGTACCTTGATGCCTTTTCCAGTATTGTGgtggaattttgaaagctgATATTTTTGAACTGTTCCGAGCATTCTTCCACCGAAACTGGTTTCGGTACGAAATGTATTTGCCCACTGGATATGGCAGCTTGAGTACCGAAGGATATCCAGGCGACGAAGCACACGCTAACGATTCCACCGGTCAGGGCGCCCTGTCGATAAAACAGTATTGTTCGTCAAAAGATACGAATTTCTGCAGTCTCGAGGTTTGCTGTATAATGTTCTATATTTACGTGGTAATTTATCGGATTATCTTATCCCTTTTGAATAAAGATGCCGCGTTAAAGTTTGTTTCCACTTTAAATATTCCTCAACTTCATTCAAACCTTTCTTCATTCTTCTCccaccatatatatatatatatacctatatatataggtatatatattacaggtataacGGCCAACTTAAAACTCCCTGGCTGAAACGCATTTCCATAATTCACTCGATAAAACGAGAACTACGAAGGTGGAAAGTTGGGACGAACAGGTTCAACAACGGAGTTTGCCGTTGTGTGTATAATGCATAGAATGAGGTTGCGTTGAGGGTGGCTGGCAAGAACCATAACCCTACTTCAATAGCGtcgtaattaattataaaagtcGTTTTCACCGTATATTTGATCATATTGACACACTGTATTTACTTAAAGAAACAAATCACGAATCTGATATCTTGCATCAGTTTTCCTGTGCCTCGGTGCTCCTATTATTTACTcgaaacgatcagctgatcgatCATTCGGCGCCATATCGATCCGATGTCCCGATATCTTGGATCTCAGAGTTGCAAGCGATATGTCAAAGGTCCAAGTCGTGGAAGAAGTCGAAATAATGTAAACGATTTTCGCATACTGTAGGATGTGATTGGATCATTTAATTGCAGTAATCGTGAGACGACGCGACcctgatgaaaatttctattacgacgaatttttacagGAATTGGAGTAATTCGTatattatttcgtacaaaattgtaaatatgcataatttttcgcaaagaattgttaattttgCGTTACAAACTTGTACTATCTTGTAgatttaaaagtttttcagaGAAACtatgtatattaaaaatttcgtaggaaaacaattttttgtacaaaattgtacgaaatatCCCAATTTCCctaaaaattcgtagaaatcattttcaccaggAGAAAGCTTCGGGAAATTACCGTTAAGTAGTTACAGTCGCGAATAGGTCCGACAGCGCCCGGAAGTTTgtatttttcactgaaatcaTTATTCTAAAAtcgaattcgaattttttagGCTGAACGTGATGTCTTCAGGAGTAATGAATCTCAATCGCTAAACCTTTTTGTACCTGTACGTCTTCCGGTCTAAGGATCGAGCGAATTAATTGTGCTCCCAGCTTACAGAGCTGACACATTGAATTTGTCAATCGGTTTTTCGACGTGTCACTCTCCGCGtgcgagaagaaaagaagagagaaaaatgaagcGCATATATTTTATCCTTCATAATTGAAACGCAACAGCccgttatatacatatatattatgcaCACCAAGTGTTCGTCGAACCGTctgtataatttcaaattttacttaCCGCCGAGTTTGCGTAGGGAAAAAACATTCCAAGGGTAAAAATACCCAGCAATGGTCCAGCCGTAATTCCAGACAAACTTTTTCCAGCCtagaaaaaggagaaagacagattagaaaaaaaaaaagaaaagaaacgtgCATGACAATAGAACGAGGCAAAATAAAATAGCGCGGAGTTTTCGAAGAGGCGTGAAAGAGAACCGCATCTCGCCCTTACAAGTATAATATTCCATTTTCGAAGGTCCGAACGCTTTTTCTTCAaagctgaaaatttattatacgctTTCTCTCAAGTGGAAGAAATTCATTCTAAACACGAGAACCGCCGACGCGACGCTCCGACCTCCATAAGTCTTACGTGAATTAAACTGCTGAGCTTTTCCACAAGGAATACCAGGCCCACACAAATAGTCCCGATCAAGACAACCGTGAGTTTCATCACTCGACTGGCCGCCGTGTCGCCGAGCGGTCGTTTCATCAAGGGTTTAATCATGTCCTCGTAGATCACGCCGGACATGGAGTTCAAGCCGGTTGACATCGTGCTGCAAATATAAATCAGCTAATGACAGAAGTGCTCGGAGGATTCTCCGTTCGATCCAAGTGGGTGagaaaaatagataaataaaaaattaaaagcgaGTCAAAATGGTTAtcgttttgaatatttttttttcccctttttttaaatcttttttttttttaaacaatgcCGTTGGCCCGTGATATGTTTCACGCGAATCTGGTCCCAATCTGTCTGAAAGCAGCGAGCCAGTcgaaaatatgttttcaaTCCGCGTGCAGCGACGGTTGACTGACTGCAAATATTTGACAAAtatcgggaaaatttttttttcttttttctctttgtgcTTTTTTCCACCTTTCACAGTGTATCTTTCACGTGGCGACTCGAGGAACGAACGAATGACGTCCGTCGCTCTTGAATGTGTGTATACAGAGGTGTCACCCCGCCTGCACGCACCTTAGAGCAGCGCTGAAGACACCGGATATGAAAAGGCCCGGAAGCCCGGGAACGCTCTCGGCTATTTCCATGACGAAAAACGGCAGCAGCTGATCCGCCTTATTTATTTGCTGAAAGGAAGAGACGGATGACGCTCCTTTATTATATTAACAAATTTCTTGACGCAAGGTAGATACAGGTATAACTGTTGCATAGATGTGTATGCATAGAATACGTGTTTAATAGATACACAAAGCGTACACCTGAGGCAGCGAAAAGACGAATTACCTTGGTCGTAATGGGATCGCATTTGTGAAAGGCCGCGTATATGACAAGTCCGGTGTAGCAGCTCATAGAGACAATGGTTACCATGCCTACGGCCATAATGGCGATCGTGCTGAAATAACGAGCTGCACATTAATGGCTACAGTAAAATGATATAGCGGGGAGCGTAAATTTAACGTCCAAGAAATTACCGACGGACCAAAGCTCCGTATGCGTACATATTAATTTTGGTGGATCGTATACACGTGTCTTACACTTGGGCTGAGAttcggaaaaaatttccaatccCAGTTTCCCTGGAAAAGTTTACGAACAAAGTTACTTCCAGCCGGGTGACTCGCTGAGAGTTCGTTTGGAAATTGAATCGAATATAACCCTCGGACGCATTACTCTTAAAGGACTTCAATATAAATGGTAATTTAGATACGGACTCATAAGCCGGTGAAACTATATAACCAATTGCCGATGTCACGTCGATTCAACTGCCGAGTCCGACGTTCACTGTTAAAACGTGTCTCATTCTTGTCCCAATCCATCCCATCCCCTGTCGAAAACGGCAAAAATTATCCACACTCACATGTTCGCGTTGCGAAGATTCGGCATCGACAAGCAACGCTGCACCATAGATTGATTTACGGAGCAGGACGCGAGCCAGTTCAAGTAATTCCCGACGACAACCGTCCAGAAGGTGTGCCTGATGGTAGGGTCCGGATTTATGCTGAAAGGACACGAGTGGGGTTTCTTTTATTCGAGCAAGGGACCGACGGTCCATTACTATGGAAATTCTTATTCGGGTATCGgtacttgaaaaattcaatcctATCGCTGTCCCAGCTTCTTTGCCAGACATCCTGGACGCTCCCGACCCTCGCCGTTCCCAGCACAATGACGACGATCACGCCCCCGAACATCACTATCGTCTGTATCGTGTCCGTCCATACGACGGCCTTCAAACCACCCTGAAAGCCCATTTCGGTAAATCGATGAAGTGGCCCGAGATGCCTTCGGACGCGGAAAGTGATCCCCACGATTTTTGAGTggtgaattaaattttacgttggatgaagcaaaaaaaaaaaaaaaatgaaaaaattgaagaatagcTCGTCTATT
It encodes the following:
- the LOC124303685 gene encoding sodium-coupled monocarboxylate transporter 1-like isoform X2 encodes the protein MLGVSALIGVYQAYKSRKNVNAVREYLVGGQNMSIFPISMSLIASYISGITILGIPAEMYVYGTQLWCVVIPDCFVSLTMAFVYLPVFYKLQITSSYEYLNLRFNHVVRLMGSIIFIIKMLLYIPLVIYVPALAFNQVTGIQIHLITPIVCVVCIFYTTLGGLKAVVWTDTIQTIVMFGGVIVVIVLGTARVGSVQDVWQRSWDSDRIEFFNINPDPTIRHTFWTVVVGNYLNWLASCSVNQSMVQRCLSMPNLRNANITIAIMAVGMVTIVSMSCYTGLVIYAAFHKCDPITTKQINKADQLLPFFVMEIAESVPGLPGLFISGVFSAALSTMSTGLNSMSGVIYEDMIKPLMKRPLGDTAASRVMKLTVVLIGTICVGLVFLVEKLSSLIHAGKSLSGITAGPLLGIFTLGMFFPYANSAGALTGGIVSVCFVAWISFGTQAAISSGQIHFVPKPVSVEECSEQFKNISFQNSTTILEKASSEAPFFLYRMSYLWYTWVGFLVAILVGLLVSWITGPNKYRVEDKNLYTPVIHKLLTRGSGPTNMTELAKVNQVAETS
- the LOC124303687 gene encoding CCR4-NOT transcription complex subunit 9 produces the protein MSSQQSPAALQATVDADKVYTWIIELSNPETRENALFELSKKREVVPDLAPMLWHSFGTTAALLQEIINIYPAINPATLTAYQSNRVCNALALLQCVASHPETRSAFLQAHVPLFLYPFLHTTSKTRPFEYLRLTSLGVIGALVKTDEQEVITFLLTTEIIPLCLRIMESSSELSKTVATFILQKILLDDSGLSYICQTYDRFSHVAMILGKMVLSLAKDPSARLLKHVVRCYLRLSDNPRALLALRQCLPDQLRDNTFATCLQEDKSTTHWLNQLLKNLETGPQPGPQNQPGQPDPRTIGMSPLTS
- the LOC124303685 gene encoding sodium-coupled monocarboxylate transporter 1-like isoform X1, producing the protein MLGVSALIGVYQAYKSRKNVNAVREYLVGGQNMSIFPISMSLIASYISGITILGIPAEMYVYGTQLWCVVIPDCFVSLTMAFVYLPVFYKLQITSSYEYLNLRFNHVVRLMGSIIFIIKMLLYIPLVIYVPALAFNQVTGIQIHLITPIVCVVCIFYTTLGGLKAVVWTDTIQTIVMFGGVIVVIVLGTARVGSVQDVWQRSWDSDRIEFFNINPDPTIRHTFWTVVVGNYLNWLASCSVNQSMVQRCLSMPNLRNANITIAIMAVGMVTIVSMSCYTGLVIYAAFHKCDPITTKQINKADQLLPFFVMEIAESVPGLPGLFISGVFSAALSTMSTGLNSMSGVIYEDMIKPLMKRPLGDTAASRVMKLTVVLIGTICVGLVFLVEKLSSLIHAGKSLSGITAGPLLGIFTLGMFFPYANSA